The region AAATAATTTTAGTTGATGACGGCTCACCGGATAATTGCGGTAAAATTTGTGAAGATTATGCGAAACAAGACAAGCGAATTAAAGTGATTCATAAAAAAAATGGTGGACTTAGTTCGGCAAGAAATACTGGAATCAGAGAAGCTAGCGGCGAATATATTGGCTTTGTTGACAGCGATGATTATGTCGAACAAACTTTTTGCGAGTGTATGTATAAAACAGCAAAAAAATTTAATATAGATATTGTTAATTGTGATTATTATTGGGAAAGTGAAACATCAGAAGCAAGAAGCAGCAGTTTAAAAAAAGATAAAGTTATTTATAATGAAGAAATCTTAGAATATCTTAAGAAAGCTCACGCGACAACAATAATTTGGTTTGTATGGAGGAATATATACAGAAGATCCTTTCTTATAAAGAATAATATTTTTTTTGCCGAAGAAGTTAGATTTGGGGAGGATTCAATTTTCAACTTATATGCATTTTACTATGCAAAATCGCTGTATTCTGTAGATAAATGTTTATATCATTATATATCAAACCCGAACGGTCTAATTCAGACAAAGTATAAGGAAAATTTACTGGAAAAATTTTATATTCAATATAAGGTGAAAGAACTTTTTTATAAAATACCATATTTGGCGGATATTGAATACAGGCAGGATTTCTGCAGAAATAATATTGAGCATTCATTAATCCTCCTATTAACAAATACGTATAATATCGCACATAAAGATTATTTGCAGCAGTTAAAGCAAATAAGAGAAAGTGAATTTATACAACAAAGTTTTAAAAATTACAAACCATCGGGCAATTTATCAAAGAATATGCAAATGGTAATTTGTCTATTTGAACATAAGCTGTATTTTTTGATTAATTTACTTTTTAGGCTAAAAAAGATGACGTCAATGTAAATGGTATTATGACAGGGAAAGGAATGAAAATAAGGTGCACAGATCAAGAGAGCGGGCATTAATTGTTTTTTCCGTCACGATTCCTGACACCATGGGTTTTTTCAGCGGTCAAATCCAATATTTAATTGATTCCGGATTCGACGTAGCAGTAATATGCTCTCCGGGATGGCACAATGAAACCGCTGCGCAATATTATCCGCTAGCAATGGAACGTGAAATATCCCTCGGCAAAGATTTCGTTAGCCTTATCCGCCTTATAAAGCTATTAGTCACTTTAAAGCCTGACAGTGTTTGTGCCGGAACTCCCAAAGCAAGTTTTCTGGCAGGGATTGCCGCGTTTGTGGCTCGGGTGCCGGTTCGGGTTTATATGTGCCTTGGACTGCGCCTGGAAACGACAAAAGGGTGGAAGCGCAATGTCTTACTCATAACTGAGCGTGTTACATCCGCCTGTGCTACAAGAATTTGGTGTATTAGCCAAAGTGTCAAGAATCGTTTGTTAGAATTGGGCTTGGCGGATCCCCGGAAAATAGACCTTCTGGGGTACGGCAGCGTTAATGGGATAGATCTAAAGAAATTTCAGCTGTATCAAACAATGGGGGAACGCGACGCCTTATTAAAAAAGCACTCCATTCCGCCTAATTCTTTTGTAATTGGCTTTGTTGGCCGTTTAACAAAAGACAAGGGTGTGCCGGAGGCGCTGCTGGCATTTAATGAGCTGAAACAAACCTTTGATAATATATTTCTGGTTTTAGTTGGCAGCTTCGAGGCGGGCGATCCTTTGCCCGAGCAAACTTTAGAACTAATTCATCGGGATCAAAGAGTTATTTTAACTGGTTTTGTTACCACGGTTAAGGATTATTACCACCTCTTCGATCTGCTGTGGCTGCCAAGCCACAGGGAGGGAATGGGTGATGTACTGCTGGAGGCAGCTGCTTCCGGACTTGCTGTTGTGGCTTGTCGAACAACCGGGATTATTGATGTGGTGGATGATGGTAAAACGGGCTTCTTAGTGCCGGTAGGGGACAGTACATTGCTGGCGGAGCGCACCAAGCTGCTGCTGCTGGACAGAGCCTTAGCCATCAAAATGGGCCAGGAAGCGAGACGAAGCGTAGAACAACGGTTTAATCAGCAAAAGGTATGGGAAGGTATGAAAAATTATCAACAAGGGCTGCTTAAACAAGTATATAAGCGCGATTACATGCACTAACAAGGGGAGGGTAACTTGATAAATATTGGAAATATAAAAAAAGAAATTATCAACAATAAAGCTCGTGTCAGTGCAGAGATTGCCATTGAGGGGTATAATAAGATTTTATTTTTCGAAACTAAAAAAGAGAATGTTGAATATTTATGCGCTGATAAAGCAGATGGGTTTTTA is a window of Veillonellales bacterium DNA encoding:
- a CDS encoding glycosyltransferase family 4 protein, yielding MGFFSGQIQYLIDSGFDVAVICSPGWHNETAAQYYPLAMEREISLGKDFVSLIRLIKLLVTLKPDSVCAGTPKASFLAGIAAFVARVPVRVYMCLGLRLETTKGWKRNVLLITERVTSACATRIWCISQSVKNRLLELGLADPRKIDLLGYGSVNGIDLKKFQLYQTMGERDALLKKHSIPPNSFVIGFVGRLTKDKGVPEALLAFNELKQTFDNIFLVLVGSFEAGDPLPEQTLELIHRDQRVILTGFVTTVKDYYHLFDLLWLPSHREGMGDVLLEAAASGLAVVACRTTGIIDVVDDGKTGFLVPVGDSTLLAERTKLLLLDRALAIKMGQEARRSVEQRFNQQKVWEGMKNYQQGLLKQVYKRDYMH
- a CDS encoding glycosyltransferase, producing the protein MKIKVSIVVPVYKTEKFIHRCIDALICQTLTDIEIILVDDGSPDNCGKICEDYAKQDKRIKVIHKKNGGLSSARNTGIREASGEYIGFVDSDDYVEQTFCECMYKTAKKFNIDIVNCDYYWESETSEARSSSLKKDKVIYNEEILEYLKKAHATTIIWFVWRNIYRRSFLIKNNIFFAEEVRFGEDSIFNLYAFYYAKSLYSVDKCLYHYISNPNGLIQTKYKENLLEKFYIQYKVKELFYKIPYLADIEYRQDFCRNNIEHSLILLLTNTYNIAHKDYLQQLKQIRESEFIQQSFKNYKPSGNLSKNMQMVICLFEHKLYFLINLLFRLKKMTSM